The Hypomesus transpacificus isolate Combined female chromosome 3, fHypTra1, whole genome shotgun sequence genome has a window encoding:
- the mark3a gene encoding MAP/microtubule affinity-regulating kinase 3a isoform X9 — MVTFSSTRITIHTFLVCWNKQTGLILLVIQSVNCLPPISLDLRRTHLPLFNDTPLTQSILVESIGVRGSMSYPHKNERVIWFNAIQIAKTKMTETQSTNRNRTSIHTSQSRQEVTTRPARSGVRARNSGADEQPYVGNYRLLKTIGKGNFAKVKLARHILTGREVAIKIIDKTQLNPNSLQKLFREVRIMKILNHPNIVKLFEVIETERTLYLVMEYASGGEVFDYLVAHGRMKEKEARAKFRQIVSAVQYCHQKHIVHRDLKAENLLLDADMNIKIADFGFSNEFTMGSKLDTFCGSPPYAAPELFQGKKYDGPEVDVWSLGVILYTLVSGSLPFDGQNLKELRERVLRGKYRIPFYMSTDCENLLKRFLVLNPAKRGTLEVREDAENQIMKDRWINAGSEEDELKPFIEPVLDITDQKRIDVMVGMGYTLEEIQDSLAKMKYDEITATYLLLGRKSPEMEVSDSTSNSNLSLAKPRPTSELNGQSPSHLKVQRSSSSSNQKQRRYSEQVGPNAGAAHPKRSQTAVAESSIKEEGGVSLRKPSTPGGRGIPPSSPLLGNANNPNKADIPDRKKGATTGPNNTTASAGMSRRNTYVCSDRNNTDRLSVIPNGKENSEAVPPAQPNPVASTHSITSSTTPDRLRFPRGTASRNTFHGGQLRDRRTATYNGPPASPTLSHDAAPLSQTRSRGTSNLFSKLTSKLTRRFTWSMRTTSSMEACDIMREIRKVLDANNCDYEQQDNFLLLCVHGDGHAENLVQWEMEVCKLPRLSLNGVRFKRISGSSIAFKNIASKVSNELKL; from the exons ATGGTTACTTTTTCAAGTACGCGAATAACCATACACACCTTTCTGGTTTGTTGGAACAAGCAAACTGGTTTAATATTGTTAGTCATTCAAAGTGTGAATTGCTTGCCTCCCATTAGTTTGGACTTGCGTAgaacccacctccccctgttCAATGACACTCCTCTGACACAGTCCATTCTCGTTGAGAGCATCGGGGTGAGAGGATCCATGAGCTACCCCCACAAAAACGAGAGAGTTATCTGGTTCAATGCCATTCAAATTGCCAAAACGAAAATGACAGAAACTCAGTCAACAAATAGGAATCGTACCAGTATT CACACGTCTCAGAGCCGTCAGGAGGTCACCACGCGCCCTGCCCGCTCCGGTGTTCGCGCCCGCAACTCTGGTGCGGATGAGCAACCGTATGTGGGGAACTACCGTCTCCTGAAGACCATCGGGAAGGGGAACTTTGCCAAGGTCAAGCTTGCCCGACACATCCtcacagggagagag GTAGCAATAAAGATTATCGATAAGACACAACTGAATCCCAACAGCCTTCAAAAG CTGTTCAGAGAAGTGAGAATCATGAAGATCTTGAATCACCCAAATATAG ttaaGCTTTTCGAGGTGATTGAAACGGAGAGGACCCTGTATCTGGTGATGGAGTACGCAAGTGGAG GAGAGGTGTTCGACTACCTCGTAGCACACGGAAGAATGAAGGAAAAAGAGGCCAGGGCTAAATTTAGACAG atcGTATCCGCTGTGCAGTACTGCCACCAGAAGCACATTGTTCACAGAGACCTTAAG GCTGAGAACTTGCTCCTGGACGCCGACATGAACATCAAGATCGCCGACTTCGGCTTCAGCAACGAGTTCACGATGGGCAGCAAGCTGGACACCTTCTGCGGCTCTCCTCCCTATGCCGCCCCGGAGCTCTTCCAGGGGAAGAAGTACGACGGGCCTGAGGTGGACGTGTGGAGCCTGGGGGTCATCCTCTACACGCTGGTCAGCGGATCCCTGCCCTTCGACGGGCAGAACCTCAAG gagctgagagagagggtcCTGAGGGGGAAGTACCGCATCCCCTTCTACATGTCCACTGACTGCGAGAACCTCCTGAAGCGCTTCCTGGTCCTCAACCCAGCCAAGAGGGGGActctggaggtgagggaggacgCCGAAAAC cAAATCATGAAGGATCGCTGGATTAACGCCGGCTCAGAGGAGGACGAACTGAAGCCTTTTATCGAACCAGTACTGGACATCACTGACCAGAAGAGAATAG ACGTGATGGTGGGGATGGGCTACACCCTGGAGGAGATCCAAGACTCTCTGGCCAAGATGAAGTATGATGAGATCACCGCCACCTACCTTCTGCTGGGCAGGAAGTCACCCGAG ATGGAGGTCTCTGACTCCACCTCCAACAGTAACTTGTCCCTGGCCAAGCCCCGGCCCACGAGCGAGCTCAACGGCCAATCGCCATCGCACCTGAAGGTCCAGAGGAGCTCTTCCTCATCCAATCAGAAGCAGAGGCGCTACAGCGAGCAGG ttgGTCCGAACGCGGGGGCGGCTCACCCCAAGAGGAGCCAGACGGCCGTGGCGGAGAGCAGCATCAAAGAGGAGGGAGGCGTGTCGCTCCGCAAGCCCAGCACCCCGGGGGGGCGTGGGatacccccctccagccccctgctggGCAACGCCAACAACCCCAACAAAGCGGACATCCCAGACCGCAAGAAGGGGGCCACCACGGGCCCCAAC aaCACTACTGCCTCGGCCGGCATGAGCAGGAGGAACACATACGTGTGCAGCGACAGGAACAACACAGACCGTCTGTCAGTCATTCCCAACGGGAAGGAGAACAG tgaAGCTGTGCCCCCTGCCCAGCCTAACCCGGTGGCTTCCACCCACAGCATCACCAGCTCCACCACGCCCGACAGACTACGTTTCCCACGAGGCACGGCGAGCCGCAACACCTTCCACGGGGGCCAGCTGAGGGACCGTCGCACGGCCACGTACAACGGGCCCCCGGCATCGCCCACGCTGTCCCACGACGCCGCGCCGCTGTCCCAGACGCGCAGCCGCGGCACCAGCAACCTGTTCTCCAAGCTCACCTCCAAACTGACCCGCAG ATTCACTTGGAGTATGAGGACCACCAGCTCCATGGAGGCCTGCGATATCATGCGGGAGATTCGCAAGGTGCTCGACGCAAACAACTGCGATTACGAACAGCAGGACAACTTCCTGCTGCTGTGCGTCCATGGCGACGGCCACGCGGAGAATCTTGTCCAATGGGAGATGGAGGTGTGCAAGCTTCCACGACTGTCCCTCAACGGAGTGAGATTCAAGAGGATATCAGGATCATCCATCGCGTTTAAAAACATTGCTTCCAAAGTTTCAAACGAGTTAAAGCTATAA
- the mark3a gene encoding MAP/microtubule affinity-regulating kinase 3a isoform X10, which yields MVTFSSTRITIHTFLVCWNKQTGLILLVIQSVNCLPPISLDLRRTHLPLFNDTPLTQSILVESIGVRGSMSYPHKNERVIWFNAIQIAKTKMTETQSTNRNRTSIHTSQSRQEVTTRPARSGVRARNSGADEQPYVGNYRLLKTIGKGNFAKVKLARHILTGREVAIKIIDKTQLNPNSLQKLFREVRIMKILNHPNIVKLFEVIETERTLYLVMEYASGGEVFDYLVAHGRMKEKEARAKFRQIVSAVQYCHQKHIVHRDLKAENLLLDADMNIKIADFGFSNEFTMGSKLDTFCGSPPYAAPELFQGKKYDGPEVDVWSLGVILYTLVSGSLPFDGQNLKELRERVLRGKYRIPFYMSTDCENLLKRFLVLNPAKRGTLEVREDAENQIMKDRWINAGSEEDELKPFIEPVLDITDQKRIDVMVGMGYTLEEIQDSLAKMKYDEITATYLLLGRKSPEMEVSDSTSNSNLSLAKPRPTSELNGQSPSHLKVQRSSSSSNQKQRRYSEQVGPNAGAAHPKRSQTAVAESSIKEEGGVSLRKPSTPGGRGIPPSSPLLGNANNPNKADIPDRKKGATTGPNNTTASAGMSRRNTYVCSDRNNTDRLSVIPNGKENSEAVPPAQPNPVASTHSITSSTTPDRLRFPRGTASRNTFHGGQLRDRRTATYNGPPASPTLSHDAAPLSQTRSRGTSNLFSKLTSKLTRRNMSFRFTKRVSIDPSKRQPAKSGPAVPSAQGAKTLKSQPTLREPGDLRAQVAMYLGIRKGKLKPINPAPSDSLGV from the exons ATGGTTACTTTTTCAAGTACGCGAATAACCATACACACCTTTCTGGTTTGTTGGAACAAGCAAACTGGTTTAATATTGTTAGTCATTCAAAGTGTGAATTGCTTGCCTCCCATTAGTTTGGACTTGCGTAgaacccacctccccctgttCAATGACACTCCTCTGACACAGTCCATTCTCGTTGAGAGCATCGGGGTGAGAGGATCCATGAGCTACCCCCACAAAAACGAGAGAGTTATCTGGTTCAATGCCATTCAAATTGCCAAAACGAAAATGACAGAAACTCAGTCAACAAATAGGAATCGTACCAGTATT CACACGTCTCAGAGCCGTCAGGAGGTCACCACGCGCCCTGCCCGCTCCGGTGTTCGCGCCCGCAACTCTGGTGCGGATGAGCAACCGTATGTGGGGAACTACCGTCTCCTGAAGACCATCGGGAAGGGGAACTTTGCCAAGGTCAAGCTTGCCCGACACATCCtcacagggagagag GTAGCAATAAAGATTATCGATAAGACACAACTGAATCCCAACAGCCTTCAAAAG CTGTTCAGAGAAGTGAGAATCATGAAGATCTTGAATCACCCAAATATAG ttaaGCTTTTCGAGGTGATTGAAACGGAGAGGACCCTGTATCTGGTGATGGAGTACGCAAGTGGAG GAGAGGTGTTCGACTACCTCGTAGCACACGGAAGAATGAAGGAAAAAGAGGCCAGGGCTAAATTTAGACAG atcGTATCCGCTGTGCAGTACTGCCACCAGAAGCACATTGTTCACAGAGACCTTAAG GCTGAGAACTTGCTCCTGGACGCCGACATGAACATCAAGATCGCCGACTTCGGCTTCAGCAACGAGTTCACGATGGGCAGCAAGCTGGACACCTTCTGCGGCTCTCCTCCCTATGCCGCCCCGGAGCTCTTCCAGGGGAAGAAGTACGACGGGCCTGAGGTGGACGTGTGGAGCCTGGGGGTCATCCTCTACACGCTGGTCAGCGGATCCCTGCCCTTCGACGGGCAGAACCTCAAG gagctgagagagagggtcCTGAGGGGGAAGTACCGCATCCCCTTCTACATGTCCACTGACTGCGAGAACCTCCTGAAGCGCTTCCTGGTCCTCAACCCAGCCAAGAGGGGGActctggaggtgagggaggacgCCGAAAAC cAAATCATGAAGGATCGCTGGATTAACGCCGGCTCAGAGGAGGACGAACTGAAGCCTTTTATCGAACCAGTACTGGACATCACTGACCAGAAGAGAATAG ACGTGATGGTGGGGATGGGCTACACCCTGGAGGAGATCCAAGACTCTCTGGCCAAGATGAAGTATGATGAGATCACCGCCACCTACCTTCTGCTGGGCAGGAAGTCACCCGAG ATGGAGGTCTCTGACTCCACCTCCAACAGTAACTTGTCCCTGGCCAAGCCCCGGCCCACGAGCGAGCTCAACGGCCAATCGCCATCGCACCTGAAGGTCCAGAGGAGCTCTTCCTCATCCAATCAGAAGCAGAGGCGCTACAGCGAGCAGG ttgGTCCGAACGCGGGGGCGGCTCACCCCAAGAGGAGCCAGACGGCCGTGGCGGAGAGCAGCATCAAAGAGGAGGGAGGCGTGTCGCTCCGCAAGCCCAGCACCCCGGGGGGGCGTGGGatacccccctccagccccctgctggGCAACGCCAACAACCCCAACAAAGCGGACATCCCAGACCGCAAGAAGGGGGCCACCACGGGCCCCAAC aaCACTACTGCCTCGGCCGGCATGAGCAGGAGGAACACATACGTGTGCAGCGACAGGAACAACACAGACCGTCTGTCAGTCATTCCCAACGGGAAGGAGAACAG tgaAGCTGTGCCCCCTGCCCAGCCTAACCCGGTGGCTTCCACCCACAGCATCACCAGCTCCACCACGCCCGACAGACTACGTTTCCCACGAGGCACGGCGAGCCGCAACACCTTCCACGGGGGCCAGCTGAGGGACCGTCGCACGGCCACGTACAACGGGCCCCCGGCATCGCCCACGCTGTCCCACGACGCCGCGCCGCTGTCCCAGACGCGCAGCCGCGGCACCAGCAACCTGTTCTCCAAGCTCACCTCCAAACTGACCCGCAG AAACATGTCATTCAGGTTTACCAAAAG ggtCAGTATTGACCCGAGCAAACGGCAGCCAGCTAAATCAGGGCCTGCCGTCCCTTCTGCCCAGGGAGCAAAGACTCTTA AGTCTCAACCGACTTTGAGAGAACCGGGAGATTTGAGGGCTCAAG TCGCCATGTACCTGGGGATCAGAAAGGGGAAACTAAAGCCCATAAACCCCGCCCCCTCAGATTCACTTGGAGTATGA
- the mark3a gene encoding MAP/microtubule affinity-regulating kinase 3a isoform X11 — MVTFSSTRITIHTFLVCWNKQTGLILLVIQSVNCLPPISLDLRRTHLPLFNDTPLTQSILVESIGVRGSMSYPHKNERVIWFNAIQIAKTKMTETQSTNRNRTSIHTSQSRQEVTTRPARSGVRARNSGADEQPYVGNYRLLKTIGKGNFAKVKLARHILTGREVAIKIIDKTQLNPNSLQKLFREVRIMKILNHPNIVKLFEVIETERTLYLVMEYASGGEVFDYLVAHGRMKEKEARAKFRQIVSAVQYCHQKHIVHRDLKAENLLLDADMNIKIADFGFSNEFTMGSKLDTFCGSPPYAAPELFQGKKYDGPEVDVWSLGVILYTLVSGSLPFDGQNLKELRERVLRGKYRIPFYMSTDCENLLKRFLVLNPAKRGTLEVREDAENQIMKDRWINAGSEEDELKPFIEPVLDITDQKRIDVMVGMGYTLEEIQDSLAKMKYDEITATYLLLGRKSPEMEVSDSTSNSNLSLAKPRPTSELNGQSPSHLKVQRSSSSSNQKQRRYSEQVGPNAGAAHPKRSQTAVAESSIKEEGGVSLRKPSTPGGRGIPPSSPLLGNANNPNKADIPDRKKGATTGPNNTTASAGMSRRNTYVCSDRNNTDRLSVIPNGKENSEAVPPAQPNPVASTHSITSSTTPDRLRFPRGTASRNTFHGGQLRDRRTATYNGPPASPTLSHDAAPLSQTRSRGTSNLFSKLTSKLTRRNMSFRFTKRVSIDPSKRQPAKSGPAVPSAQGAKTLIAMYLGIRKGKLKPINPAPSDSLGV, encoded by the exons ATGGTTACTTTTTCAAGTACGCGAATAACCATACACACCTTTCTGGTTTGTTGGAACAAGCAAACTGGTTTAATATTGTTAGTCATTCAAAGTGTGAATTGCTTGCCTCCCATTAGTTTGGACTTGCGTAgaacccacctccccctgttCAATGACACTCCTCTGACACAGTCCATTCTCGTTGAGAGCATCGGGGTGAGAGGATCCATGAGCTACCCCCACAAAAACGAGAGAGTTATCTGGTTCAATGCCATTCAAATTGCCAAAACGAAAATGACAGAAACTCAGTCAACAAATAGGAATCGTACCAGTATT CACACGTCTCAGAGCCGTCAGGAGGTCACCACGCGCCCTGCCCGCTCCGGTGTTCGCGCCCGCAACTCTGGTGCGGATGAGCAACCGTATGTGGGGAACTACCGTCTCCTGAAGACCATCGGGAAGGGGAACTTTGCCAAGGTCAAGCTTGCCCGACACATCCtcacagggagagag GTAGCAATAAAGATTATCGATAAGACACAACTGAATCCCAACAGCCTTCAAAAG CTGTTCAGAGAAGTGAGAATCATGAAGATCTTGAATCACCCAAATATAG ttaaGCTTTTCGAGGTGATTGAAACGGAGAGGACCCTGTATCTGGTGATGGAGTACGCAAGTGGAG GAGAGGTGTTCGACTACCTCGTAGCACACGGAAGAATGAAGGAAAAAGAGGCCAGGGCTAAATTTAGACAG atcGTATCCGCTGTGCAGTACTGCCACCAGAAGCACATTGTTCACAGAGACCTTAAG GCTGAGAACTTGCTCCTGGACGCCGACATGAACATCAAGATCGCCGACTTCGGCTTCAGCAACGAGTTCACGATGGGCAGCAAGCTGGACACCTTCTGCGGCTCTCCTCCCTATGCCGCCCCGGAGCTCTTCCAGGGGAAGAAGTACGACGGGCCTGAGGTGGACGTGTGGAGCCTGGGGGTCATCCTCTACACGCTGGTCAGCGGATCCCTGCCCTTCGACGGGCAGAACCTCAAG gagctgagagagagggtcCTGAGGGGGAAGTACCGCATCCCCTTCTACATGTCCACTGACTGCGAGAACCTCCTGAAGCGCTTCCTGGTCCTCAACCCAGCCAAGAGGGGGActctggaggtgagggaggacgCCGAAAAC cAAATCATGAAGGATCGCTGGATTAACGCCGGCTCAGAGGAGGACGAACTGAAGCCTTTTATCGAACCAGTACTGGACATCACTGACCAGAAGAGAATAG ACGTGATGGTGGGGATGGGCTACACCCTGGAGGAGATCCAAGACTCTCTGGCCAAGATGAAGTATGATGAGATCACCGCCACCTACCTTCTGCTGGGCAGGAAGTCACCCGAG ATGGAGGTCTCTGACTCCACCTCCAACAGTAACTTGTCCCTGGCCAAGCCCCGGCCCACGAGCGAGCTCAACGGCCAATCGCCATCGCACCTGAAGGTCCAGAGGAGCTCTTCCTCATCCAATCAGAAGCAGAGGCGCTACAGCGAGCAGG ttgGTCCGAACGCGGGGGCGGCTCACCCCAAGAGGAGCCAGACGGCCGTGGCGGAGAGCAGCATCAAAGAGGAGGGAGGCGTGTCGCTCCGCAAGCCCAGCACCCCGGGGGGGCGTGGGatacccccctccagccccctgctggGCAACGCCAACAACCCCAACAAAGCGGACATCCCAGACCGCAAGAAGGGGGCCACCACGGGCCCCAAC aaCACTACTGCCTCGGCCGGCATGAGCAGGAGGAACACATACGTGTGCAGCGACAGGAACAACACAGACCGTCTGTCAGTCATTCCCAACGGGAAGGAGAACAG tgaAGCTGTGCCCCCTGCCCAGCCTAACCCGGTGGCTTCCACCCACAGCATCACCAGCTCCACCACGCCCGACAGACTACGTTTCCCACGAGGCACGGCGAGCCGCAACACCTTCCACGGGGGCCAGCTGAGGGACCGTCGCACGGCCACGTACAACGGGCCCCCGGCATCGCCCACGCTGTCCCACGACGCCGCGCCGCTGTCCCAGACGCGCAGCCGCGGCACCAGCAACCTGTTCTCCAAGCTCACCTCCAAACTGACCCGCAG AAACATGTCATTCAGGTTTACCAAAAG ggtCAGTATTGACCCGAGCAAACGGCAGCCAGCTAAATCAGGGCCTGCCGTCCCTTCTGCCCAGGGAGCAAAGACTCTTA TCGCCATGTACCTGGGGATCAGAAAGGGGAAACTAAAGCCCATAAACCCCGCCCCCTCAGATTCACTTGGAGTATGA
- the mark3a gene encoding MAP/microtubule affinity-regulating kinase 3a isoform X15: MVTFSSTRITIHTFLVCWNKQTGLILLVIQSVNCLPPISLDLRRTHLPLFNDTPLTQSILVESIGVRGSMSYPHKNERVIWFNAIQIAKTKMTETQSTNRNRTSIHTSQSRQEVTTRPARSGVRARNSGADEQPYVGNYRLLKTIGKGNFAKVKLARHILTGREVAIKIIDKTQLNPNSLQKLFREVRIMKILNHPNIVKLFEVIETERTLYLVMEYASGGEVFDYLVAHGRMKEKEARAKFRQIVSAVQYCHQKHIVHRDLKAENLLLDADMNIKIADFGFSNEFTMGSKLDTFCGSPPYAAPELFQGKKYDGPEVDVWSLGVILYTLVSGSLPFDGQNLKELRERVLRGKYRIPFYMSTDCENLLKRFLVLNPAKRGTLEVREDAENQIMKDRWINAGSEEDELKPFIEPVLDITDQKRIDVMVGMGYTLEEIQDSLAKMKYDEITATYLLLGRKSPEMEVSDSTSNSNLSLAKPRPTSELNGQSPSHLKVQRSSSSSNQKQRRYSEQVGPNAGAAHPKRSQTAVAESSIKEEGGVSLRKPSTPGGRGIPPSSPLLGNANNPNKADIPDRKKGATTGPNNTTASAGMSRRNTYVCSDRNNTDRLSVIPNGKENSEAVPPAQPNPVASTHSITSSTTPDRLRFPRGTASRNTFHGGQLRDRRTATYNGPPASPTLSHDAAPLSQTRSRGTSNLFSKLTSKLTRRNMSFRFTKRVSIDPSKRQPAKSGPAVPSAQGAKTLNSLGV, from the exons ATGGTTACTTTTTCAAGTACGCGAATAACCATACACACCTTTCTGGTTTGTTGGAACAAGCAAACTGGTTTAATATTGTTAGTCATTCAAAGTGTGAATTGCTTGCCTCCCATTAGTTTGGACTTGCGTAgaacccacctccccctgttCAATGACACTCCTCTGACACAGTCCATTCTCGTTGAGAGCATCGGGGTGAGAGGATCCATGAGCTACCCCCACAAAAACGAGAGAGTTATCTGGTTCAATGCCATTCAAATTGCCAAAACGAAAATGACAGAAACTCAGTCAACAAATAGGAATCGTACCAGTATT CACACGTCTCAGAGCCGTCAGGAGGTCACCACGCGCCCTGCCCGCTCCGGTGTTCGCGCCCGCAACTCTGGTGCGGATGAGCAACCGTATGTGGGGAACTACCGTCTCCTGAAGACCATCGGGAAGGGGAACTTTGCCAAGGTCAAGCTTGCCCGACACATCCtcacagggagagag GTAGCAATAAAGATTATCGATAAGACACAACTGAATCCCAACAGCCTTCAAAAG CTGTTCAGAGAAGTGAGAATCATGAAGATCTTGAATCACCCAAATATAG ttaaGCTTTTCGAGGTGATTGAAACGGAGAGGACCCTGTATCTGGTGATGGAGTACGCAAGTGGAG GAGAGGTGTTCGACTACCTCGTAGCACACGGAAGAATGAAGGAAAAAGAGGCCAGGGCTAAATTTAGACAG atcGTATCCGCTGTGCAGTACTGCCACCAGAAGCACATTGTTCACAGAGACCTTAAG GCTGAGAACTTGCTCCTGGACGCCGACATGAACATCAAGATCGCCGACTTCGGCTTCAGCAACGAGTTCACGATGGGCAGCAAGCTGGACACCTTCTGCGGCTCTCCTCCCTATGCCGCCCCGGAGCTCTTCCAGGGGAAGAAGTACGACGGGCCTGAGGTGGACGTGTGGAGCCTGGGGGTCATCCTCTACACGCTGGTCAGCGGATCCCTGCCCTTCGACGGGCAGAACCTCAAG gagctgagagagagggtcCTGAGGGGGAAGTACCGCATCCCCTTCTACATGTCCACTGACTGCGAGAACCTCCTGAAGCGCTTCCTGGTCCTCAACCCAGCCAAGAGGGGGActctggaggtgagggaggacgCCGAAAAC cAAATCATGAAGGATCGCTGGATTAACGCCGGCTCAGAGGAGGACGAACTGAAGCCTTTTATCGAACCAGTACTGGACATCACTGACCAGAAGAGAATAG ACGTGATGGTGGGGATGGGCTACACCCTGGAGGAGATCCAAGACTCTCTGGCCAAGATGAAGTATGATGAGATCACCGCCACCTACCTTCTGCTGGGCAGGAAGTCACCCGAG ATGGAGGTCTCTGACTCCACCTCCAACAGTAACTTGTCCCTGGCCAAGCCCCGGCCCACGAGCGAGCTCAACGGCCAATCGCCATCGCACCTGAAGGTCCAGAGGAGCTCTTCCTCATCCAATCAGAAGCAGAGGCGCTACAGCGAGCAGG ttgGTCCGAACGCGGGGGCGGCTCACCCCAAGAGGAGCCAGACGGCCGTGGCGGAGAGCAGCATCAAAGAGGAGGGAGGCGTGTCGCTCCGCAAGCCCAGCACCCCGGGGGGGCGTGGGatacccccctccagccccctgctggGCAACGCCAACAACCCCAACAAAGCGGACATCCCAGACCGCAAGAAGGGGGCCACCACGGGCCCCAAC aaCACTACTGCCTCGGCCGGCATGAGCAGGAGGAACACATACGTGTGCAGCGACAGGAACAACACAGACCGTCTGTCAGTCATTCCCAACGGGAAGGAGAACAG tgaAGCTGTGCCCCCTGCCCAGCCTAACCCGGTGGCTTCCACCCACAGCATCACCAGCTCCACCACGCCCGACAGACTACGTTTCCCACGAGGCACGGCGAGCCGCAACACCTTCCACGGGGGCCAGCTGAGGGACCGTCGCACGGCCACGTACAACGGGCCCCCGGCATCGCCCACGCTGTCCCACGACGCCGCGCCGCTGTCCCAGACGCGCAGCCGCGGCACCAGCAACCTGTTCTCCAAGCTCACCTCCAAACTGACCCGCAG AAACATGTCATTCAGGTTTACCAAAAG ggtCAGTATTGACCCGAGCAAACGGCAGCCAGCTAAATCAGGGCCTGCCGTCCCTTCTGCCCAGGGAGCAAAGACTCTTA ATTCACTTGGAGTATGA